A single window of Pseudophryne corroboree isolate aPseCor3 chromosome 5, aPseCor3.hap2, whole genome shotgun sequence DNA harbors:
- the LOC134929673 gene encoding uncharacterized protein LOC134929673 gives MYSPEMASKIVVLCAILHNIAVRSRVELPQTEELPDEEPGVGRRYGGGSISWSGSQVRAHIVRAHIIFQLIAHTKSGRPQRQADAGRQHQAPSQPPSPSHSPSPSQSPSPSQSPSASQSPSASQSPSPSQSPSKPTSPSPSVAPSPPSQSPSPSPSKSPSQPPSPSIGQTLSPPPSPSQSDPPSENTSPIPPPSPIQPPSPIPPPSPIPPPSPIQPPSPIQPPSPIQLPSPPSEWAEEAPDGLSDDVAEENAAVGDPSTLPALLGRLKAHLREVIADIEAIENVL, from the exons atgtattcgccggagatggcaagtaaaatagtggtcctgtgcgctatcctccataacatcgctgtaaggagtcgcgtggagcttcctcaaacagaggaattgcctgatgaggagccaggggttgggcggagatacGGTGGGGGGAGTATTTCGTGGAGTGGAAGTCAAGTAAGGGCACACATTGTAAGGGCACACATTATATTTCAG ctgattgctcATACAAAAAGTG gacgaccacaacggcaagctgatgcagggaggcaacatcaggccccttctcagcccccctccccttctcactccccctccccttcccagtccccctccccttcccagtccccctcagcttcccagtccccctcagcttcccagtccccctccccttcccagtccccttctaagcccacctctccttctccttctgtggccccttctcctccttcccagtccccttctccttctccttccaaatccccttctcagcccccctcaccctctattggccaaacactctctccgcccccctcgccctctcaatcagacccaccctcagaaaatacatccccaatccctcctccttcccccatccagcctccttcccccatccctcctccttccccaatccctcctccttcccccatccagcctccttcccccatccagcctccttcccccatccagctgccttcaccacccagtgaatgggccgaAGAAGCCCCTGATGGACTAAGTGAtgatgttgcagaggaaa atgctgcagttggagatcccagcacTTTGCCAGCACTTTTAGGGCGGCTAAAAGCCCATTTAAGGGAAGTTATAGCCGACATAGAGGCAATTGAAAATGTCCTCTAa